The Triticum dicoccoides isolate Atlit2015 ecotype Zavitan chromosome 6A, WEW_v2.0, whole genome shotgun sequence genome has a window encoding:
- the LOC119315012 gene encoding uncharacterized protein LOC119315012 has translation MDHAVLAGDSLYWQLIGNFQGILQFDLERQMLDVMPVPVPIYSKGNCFKLMRAKGGGGGIGFLFMSNSNYIAQLWSRKTDADGVASWVIGRSIELDKLLSLRSGKENIRIVGFAEDNNVVLMDMLRGFFMIQLDSMQFKKLARPKAAVSCCHAFESVYAAETSIRGGHDGADLLHNT, from the exons ATGGATCATGCTGTGTTGGCTGGAGATTCCCTTTACTGGCAGCTCATTGGGAATTTCCAAGGAATTCTCCAGTTTGATTTGGAGAGGCAGATGCTGGACGTAATGCCGGTGCCGGTGCCAATCTATAGCAAGGGCAACTGCTTCAAGCTTATGCGGGCcaagggtggtggtggtgggataGGTTTCCTCTTCATGTCCAATTCAAACTACATTGCCCAGCTATGGAGCAGGAAGACCGATGCCGATGGTGTTGCTTCATGGGTGATCGGAAGGTCTATCGAACTCGACAAGTTACTTTCGCTCCGTTCAGGGAAGGAGAACATAAGGATCGTAGGGTTTGCAGAGGACAACAATGTGGTACTCATGGATATGCTAAGGGGCTTCTTCATGATCCAACTCGACTCAATGCAGTTCAAGAAGCTTGCCAGACCCAAGGCAGCGGTGTCCTGTTGTCATGCGTTTGAAAGCGTCTACGCTGCTG AAACAAGCATCCGTGGTGGACATGATGGAGCTGATCTTTTGCATAATACATAA